The genomic DNA TTGATGTAGGGGCATCATTTCCACATGCTCCGAGTAATAATGCACTTGCTGTAACAGGAATAACTAATTTTTGTATGCCTTTCTTCATCTTATGAGCTCCTTTATTTTTAAAATTAACACAAATAATATACCATAATGTCAGGCTCAGACCAACGATGAAGGGTAAATATCAGACTAAAAGATGAGAAAAAACAAAATATAATGAATTTTTTTATTATAGAATAGAGAAGAATAGGGTAAAAATGTCGTTTTTGGAGTTAATCATATCGTTGCGCAAATGATGCAATCGTAAACGCTTATCTTACAAAAAAGCTTTTAAAACAAAGTCAAAGCCATCAAATCGATTAACAATTTGATGGCTTTGATGTTCAGATTGAATGGTTTTATACTTTTATGAATGATAATTATGTTCTAATAGTACAAATCCGTTACTATGTTCCTCGACATAATGACCTTGATGCGAAAATAATATCACTTTGAGGTAAAGAATATCCATTACAGAATAGCCAGCGTTAAGTGCCAGTAAAAACATAAAGTAATGGCCATATTCTGGAAATGCGCGTGCAATTAAGATACAGCTTAACGTAATAACGATAAGTGGCATCAATAAGCAAATACAAAAATAGAACTTACGTACCGGTTTATCTAAAAAGATATTATATAAAGGTATCCATGATTTACGAATTAACTTATAAGTTTTTAGGTGCTTGAAATAGGGTAACACCATCACAATATGAATCAGTTTATGAAGTGGATATATAAGTAACATTAAGACAATAAACATTAAAAAATTTTGATCTGTAAAAGGTACATTTGAATAATAATGAAACACTTCAAAACTTATAAAAAAAGTGATAACCACTGTTACAAAACTTATGAAGGCAATTCTAGGTAAACCAAATCTAGAATGTATATCAATTGAACGCAAACAATTTAACATTTGGATACTCCTCTGCATCAGTAATATAAGGTATTATCTACCTGAATTTACTGTTCGTCAAGCAAATTTTTTCGTAAATTTTCTTGACACAAATTAACGTCATCTATGAATTCTTTGCCTTGTAATTTAGACACAAGGTAATGGGCATCGCTAAAGTTTGGAAGGTGAAACATTTCATCCTTATATTGTTTAGAGACATTAAAAATATGATTTTTACTTTCATCATATTGATCAAATATCTCTTCAACAAGTTGCTTTCCCTTTTCTGTTAACACTATAAAAGTATTTCTTTTGTCACTTGTATCTTTTTTAAGTGAAAGTAATTCTTGTTGTTCTAAACGCTTAGCAAAATTGAACGCTGTTGAAACATGCATCACGCCATATTTAGAGATGTCAGAAATTGTAGCACGTTCAAATGCATATATTGTCAAAAGAATCAAGTGTTCATTCATAGTGATGTCTGACTTCCTCAACCATGCTTGCCAATCGCTTTCTGCATTTTTCCAAAGCACTTTAGAAAGCATCGCGATTTTATGTGTGTAAAGCATCCCTTCAATTTGTTGTTGTTTTTGTTTCATGATGAGTTGCTCCTTTCTCAGACTATAAAAAAGCATGATACTTTGAAGTATCATGCCTAAAAATATTATATCGAATAATGAACAATCACACACTAAAAATTTATTTTTTTGTTGGAAAATTTGTAATTTCTTGTCCACGATTTTGTAAATTTTCGATATGTGTTTGGATGCGTTTCACGTTAGGGTCAATATCCGCTTGGAATTCACCAATCATCGTTTTTACTTCGTCTCCAATAGAAGAAGCAAAACTTTGGCTTTCAGTTTTTATTTGTGTCACATAGTTTACGATATCATTGACACTTTGTTTTATTGTATCCACTTCTTGCTCTAATTCAGTTTTAGGGCGTTCAGGTCTAGGATTCGCAATACGTGTTTGTCCATCTTTTTTAATCAATGCAACGCCTAATCCTGTTGCGACTCCGGCTACAACACCGAGTGTGATTCGAACGGCTTTCATAGTTTTCCTCCTCGAATGTTTTTCTTATATCTATACCCAATTCTAATGAAATTAAGCGATAGAACGCAAAATATTCATATTAAATGTGGGCGGCAATTTCTTTAGCTAATGCTGCTTTTTGAGTGTCGTCTATTGTGTCTTCGTGTGTATCCCACTGATAACCAAAGCCATCAATGTCATTTTCATAACGAGGTATCAAATGGAAATGAAGGTGGAAAACAGATTGTGAAGCGTATTCACCGTTATTTTGAATAATATTTAAACCATCTGGATGGAATGCTTCTTTAATTGCATTGGCTACGATAGGTAGTGCCTCACCGATATGTTTCATTGTTTCAGCATCTGTTTCGTAGATGTTAGGAGATGGTTTTTTAGGAACAAGTAAAGTATGACCTTTAGAAACTTGAGAAATATCTAAAAAAGCATAAACATAGTCATTTTCATACACTTTAAAACTTGGGATCTCCCAATCGATGATTTGAGAAAAAATTGTTTTTGTCATATTGTGTACCCCCGTTTCTTCATTTAATTATTATTATAGCATGTGTATCTTTTGATGTAACGATTTTATACAACGACGATTAAATAGCAATTATAACGATGTTTTTGATACAATAAAAATTACGGAGGTGCAAGTTAATGACTGTGCATATAAAACATTTAACAGGTGGTTATGGTAAGAAACCTGTGATTAAAAATATAAATTTTGAATTAAAAGATGGAGAAATCGTTGGTTTAATTGGATTAAATGGTGCCGGTAAAAGTACAACGATTAAACATATGTTAGGATTGTTAACACCGACAGAAGGGGAAATGTCCATTTCTGACATTGATATTAAAGAAGATATTAATGCGTACAGACAACATCTCTCTTATATTCCAGAAGCGCCAGTAATTTATGATGCTTTAACGCTAAAAGAACATATTGAAATGACAGCAATGGCTTATGGTATCGATTATGATGAGGCAATGAAGCGTGCAGAACCACTATTAAAAACATTTCGCTTGCAAGAACAACTTTCTGTATTCCCAAGTCATTTCTCTAAAGGAATGAAGCAAAAGGTCATGATTATTTGTGCGTTTATTGTAGAACCCGATTTATATATCATTGATGAGCCATTTTTAGGGCTAGATCCATTAGGAATCCAATCTATGCTTGATTTAATGGAAGCTAAGAAAAAAGAAGGACGTACCGTTTTAATGAGTACACATATTTTAGCGACTGCTGAACGTTATTGTGATCGCTTCATTATATTGGATCATGGAGAAATCGTTGCAATGGGTGATTTAGATGAATTACGTCAGCAAACTGAAATGCCGGGCGCGACTTTAGATGATATCTATATTCATGTTACACAAGGAGCTGTTTCATGATGACAGCTGCAAAGGAACTGTTTCAAAAAAGACTAAAAGCGCTTAGAGCTGAAAAAAATTATTATAATCGTTTCATCTTTAATGGCCATTTCAGTGTGTTTCTACTCATTTTGTTTGGTGCATTTATACTCGGTTATGGTCAGTGGTTAAAAAATGTACCAAAAGATGTCAATTACGCACTCATAATCGGAATCGTATTATCAATTACGTCTTTATTTCCTTTAAAAACATTACTTAAAGATGCAGACCGCTTATTTTTACTCCCTTTTGAAAAGCAAATGCGTGCATATATAAAGGAGAGTATCCAATATAGTTATTTAGCACGTATACCATTACAGATTGTTTTGCTTATCATTACATATCCATTAGTACACACGGTATATCCAGACCGTATGCATGCATTTATTCTTGTGGTTCTAATGGCTTTTATATTTCCTTTATTAGGGTTAATCATCAAGTGGCAATGGTACCGATATCGACTTGAGAATTGGTCAGTGCAATTAATACTATTTTTAGTCTATCTTTCAGGTTACTATTTAATACTGGGGCCTTTTGATATTAAAGGGGTAGGTAGCATTGTCATTTTACTCGCATTGATAGTGTTATTTAACCGTTTAAATCAAAAAAGTCATTTCCCATGGGAGTTTATGATTAAGCAAGCCCATCAACATCAAATTAATTATTATAAATTTGTAAATATGTTTACTGATGTCAAAGGGATACAAGAGCAAGCTGTTCGAAGACGTTATTTAGATTTTCTTTTAAAAACGCCAAAACCATTTAATGACAAACAAATGTATCCGTTTCTATTTAAAAGAAACTTTTTAAGAGGGCGCGACGCATTTAATTTAACTTTACGCTTAGTGATTATCGCTATCGCGTTAATGATATGGTTAAGTCATCCAATTGTAAGTGCTATCATTGGCGGTTTATCTATGTATATTATCGTTTTACAAATGTCTCAATTTTATAAGCAAGAAGCGTATAGTTTGTGGCCACAAGTTTGGCCGGTTTCAGAGATGCATGTGATTGAAGGTTATCGAAAATTTTTGCAGCACACAGTTTTAATTATAGGTATTATATTGAGCATCGTTTATATCATTTTGAATATAAGCTATTTCTACTTATTCATACTCTTTTTTATAGTAGGGTACTTAACTGTCAATGCAACAATCAAGAAGCTGAAATATCAAGAAAGCTTATTAAAAGATTAAAAAAGTCATTTGATGACATGGATGAAATGATTCATGCATCAAATGACTTTTCTTTTTATGATTCTTCAGTTGTATCCTCTTCACTGATTGGATAGAAATATTGTTCCAAATATGAAGCATGCGCACTTGAAGATCCTGCAAGGGGTCTAACACCTTCTTTTGAAAAGTGCTCACGAAATGCCGAAGATTTTTTGAAATCTTCATAAGCTTTACGTGATGTAAAACCAAAGAAAACTTTATAAATATTACTGTGAATAGGTTTTAGTAATCTAAAGCTATTAAAACCTTCACTTGAATCTAAGCTTGGTACATAATTTTCAAGTTTATTTTCTAATTGATATTTATGATCCTCTGTTGTAGGAATAGAAATAAGCGCATGAAAGTTATCAGCTGATAGTTTACCTAATCTTGTTAATACGCGATAAGATTTAGGTTGTTGAAATACTGTCTCATTTTCTGTTTCATCAATCATAACGGATTGATCGTCACCTGAGAAAATAAGCAATTGATGTGATTGATTGTTAAGTTGGATTTGGCGTAAATATCCGTAAGTTCCGTATGTGATATAGAATTTCATGGTGATCGCCTCCTTATTGCATTTATTATAAGCCGTATTCTTTGAAATAACCACTATTTTATGCATAGTTAAAAAACAATTAAAGATTAGTGGAAAATGTGTTATTTCGCGCAAACAAACAACAGCTAAAAACGGCGCAACATCAATACTTTTACTAAAAATTTGAGATAAAAAAAAAGATGATTCAGTTGGGCTTGGTAGTTTTCTTCAATTTTCATAAATGAAGCTTCAATAATATTGAATCAATTTCCCACTCAACGAGTTTATCTCATCTTAAATCATTTTTCAATTTATAATGAATATTGAATTTTGTTATATTGCAATTCACATCCATTTGGCGTTTGAGATGCGTACGATTCGATGAAGTATGTAAATCCTCGAAAAGATTTCAAATGAAATGTAGTTTTAAATTTTTTATGACATTTGAGCCAGTTGGTAAAGGAATTAAGTCGTAATGTGATATATTAGTGAAGAATGACGTTGTTTAAGGAGGAACATATGAGTACGACGAAAAATGATACAATTTTACGCGCAATTAAGGGGGACGCCGTTCAGCATACACCTGTATGGTTCATGAGGCAAGCTGGGCGCTCTCAACCAGAATATCGAAAGTTAAAAGAAAAGTATTCACTGTTTGAGATTACACATCAACCTGAACTTTGTGCATATGTGACAGCACTTCCTGTTGAGCAATATCAAACAGATGCAGCTGTTTTATATAAAGATATCATGACACCTTTAAAAGGAATGGGTGTGGATGTAGATATTAAATCTGGTATTGGCCCTGTGATTGCCAACCCTATCCGAAAGATGTCTGATGTAGAAGCTTTAGGAAAGGTTGATCCTAAACGAGATGTTCCTTACGTATTAGACACTATTAAATTATTAACAGAAGAAAAATTAAATGTTCCACTGATAGGCTTTACAGGTGCACCGTTCACATTGGCAAGTTATATGATAGAAGGCGGGCCTTCTAAAAATTATAATTTGACTAAGGCATTAATGTATAGCGATGAGGCAACTTGGTTTAAATTGATGGATGTATTAACAGAAATGTCTATTACTTATGTAGGTGCACAGATTCAAGCTGGAGCACAGCTCATTCAAGTTTTTGATTCTTGGGTAGGGGCCTTGAATCAAGCAGATTATGATTATTACATTAAGCCTTGTATGGATAAATTACTAAAAGGGATTAAAGCATACGATGTGCCAGTGATTATGTTTGGAGTGGGTGCAAGTCATCTTATTGAGTCTTGGCATTCATTACCAATTGATGTATTGGGCTTAGACTGGCGAATTACTATCAATGAGGCGAAAAATCGAGGTGTGACTAAGGCGGTACAAGGTAATTTAGATCCTAGCGTCTTACTTGCACCATGGCCTGTCATTGAATCTCGATTGAAGCCGATTTTAAATCAAGGGATGGCTCATGGGCGCCATATATTTAATTTAGGGCATGGTGTTTTTCCTGAAGTGAAACCTGACACATTGCGTCGTGTATCACAGTTTGTTCACGATTATACGAAGCAAAATTAAGAGAATCGAGTATATAAAGGACGGATTAAGATGAAAAAGGAAATAGGTTTATTAGTGATGGCTTATGGGACACCTTATCAAAAAAGCGATATAGAACCCTATTACACTGATATCAGACATGGTAGAAAGCCGTCAGATGAAGAGTTGGAAGATTTGATTTCACGTTATGAGGCGATTGGGGGATTATCGCCGTTAGCAGGTACAACTGAAAGACAAGCAGAAGCATTGCTAGAAGCTTTAAACAACAGCTATGATGATCTTTCATTTAAGTTGTATATCGGCTTAAAACACATTCATCCTTATATTGAGGACGCCATCGACAAAATGCACAATGATGGTATTAAAGAAGCAGTAACGGTTGTATTAGCACCACATTTTTCTAATTTTTCTATTGCTTCTTATAATCGCCGTGCTCAAGAAAAAGCGGATCAATATGGCATTCAATTACAGCATGTGAATCATTATTATGCGCAACCGAAATTTATTGATTATTGGACAATGCGCGTGAATGAAACTTTAGAAAATATTCCTAAAGAAGCACATGATCAAACCGTACTTATCGTTTCTGCACACAGTTTACCTGAAAAAATGATTGTAGAAAATAACGATCCATATCCATTTGAATTAAATGAAACAGCGAAACTGATTAAAGCGCAATCTTTGATTCAAAATGTTGCAGTTGGCTGGCAATCAGAAGGGAAAACGGGTACGCCTTGGCTTGGGCCTGATGTACAAGACTTAACAAGAAGTCTTTATGAAAAAAATCATTACCAACACTTTATTTATACACCAGTTGGGTTTGTAGCGGAGCATTTAGAAGTGTTATATGATAATGATTATGAATGCAAGGTTGTATGTGACGATGTCGGAGCCACATATCACCGCCCACCTATGCCAGACACACATCCTCTATTTATTGGAGCGATTGTGGATGAAATTTCAAATATTTTTTGAAAGCGTGATGAAAAATGACAAAAGTTGCAATCGTTGGCGCGGGTATTACTGGATTAGCGAGTGCATATTTTATTAAAAGCCAATATCCTCATGTCGAGATTACTGTTTATGAAGCAACGGATCGCGCAGGGGGCAAAGTTAAAACAGTGCAACGTGATGGCTATACTATTGAACTTGGGCCAGAGTCTTATTTGGGACGCAAAACCATTATGACTGAAGTAGCAAAATCAATCGGTATGTCAGATGAAGATATTGTCACTAATGAGACAGGTCAATCTTATATTTATGCGCATAATCAATTATATCCTATACCTGGAGGATCCATTTTAGGGGTTCCAACGGACTTAAAGCCTTTTATGCTGACAAAGTTAATTTCATTTAAAGGAAAACTCCGTGCGCTGAAAGATCTTTCTTTAAAACCAATCGCAATGGAAGATGAAAATGATATTTCAGTGGGTCACTTTTTTAGAGCAAGATTAGGGGATGAAATGCTTGAAAACTTAATTGAACCTCTTTTAAGTGGTATCTATGGGACAGATATTGATCAGTTAAGTTTAATGAGCACATTTCCTAATTTTAAAGCTTTAGAAGAAAAGCATGGAAGTATTATTAAAGGGATGCAACAAGTTAAAAAGGAAAGACAACAACTTGCGCATCATAATCATAAAGGACCACAAGGCCAGTTCAAACAATTCAAAAATGGCCTCAATGACTTTATTAATCAACTAGAAAGTTGGTTAGTTAATCATGATGTGAATTTCGAGTATGAAACAAAAGTTCATGATTTAGTGGCAACACAAAAGGGTTACTTTGTTGAACTAGCGCAAGAGGAAAGAGTATTTTATGATGGCGTTATTGTGACAACACCACATCAATCGTTTAGAGATTGGTTCAGTAGTGATCCGACATTTGATTATTTTTATCAACTTCAAGCGTCTTCAGTGGCAACTATAGTCTTTGCTTTTGATGAAAAAAATATTAAAAACACATACAATGGAACAGGATTTGTCATTGCAAGAACTAGTCAAACAGATATTACGGCATGTACTTGGACAACCAAAAAATGGCCCCATACAACACCAGAAGGTAAAGTGTTGATTCGTGCTTATATTGGTAAACCAGGTGACAACATTGTTAACGAGAAATCGGACGATGAACTTGTTGCTATAGCTAAAAAAGATTTGTCACAAATGATGACTTTTTATGGTGAACCCGATTTTACTATTGTTAATAAAATGCCTTATGCGAGTCCTCAATATCATGTGGGCCATATCGGTAAAATCAAAGAAATACAGCAACATATATATGAGAATTATCCACACTTACAAATTACGGGTGCGCCTTTTGAAGCGGTAGGATTACCTGACTGTATTCAACAAGCGAAAGATGCGGTTTCTAAATTATTACCGAGATTGGTTTAAAACGTGTTTTTAAACTTAGAGGACTGTTTTTAATAAGCTTAATAGCTGTCCTGAGATTGTTTTTAATTGATCAGTTTTTAATGAGAGGTGTGTATCATTTTCTAATGATTTACACCTATTTTTATTTATAAAGTGTCACTTTACAGTGCTCAAATGATTAAAATCGTTTGAAATGAAAACAGTGAGCGTCAAAATAACTACACAAGAATTCATTAACGGATAATCCATTATTTTACTGCTCCAACCGTTGAGACGTGAATATATCCTATTCGCATGGTATGATATTTATTATTGGCGCAGTAAAAAAGGAGTTTTGAAAATGACAAAAGTTTATATTGTTCACGGTTATCAAGCAGATTCCACCAAGCATTGGTTTCCTTGGTTAAAGCAATCTTTGGAATTGGAAGGTCATGAAGTAGAAATTTTGAATTTACCTGATTCAAGCCATCCTAAAGTTGATGTCTGGTTAGATTATATGAACCAAAATGTAACAGAAGTGAATAGTGATACAATTTTTGTCACACACAGTCTGGGTGCTATTACAACGCTTAAATTTCTCAATGATTTAGATGTCAATCATATTGGAAGTCTAGCTATCGTATCTGGTTTTAAAGATGGTATTTCTGACATGCCTGAACTCGAACCTTTTGTCCAACAAGATGTAGACTTTGAAAATTTGCAAAATAAAATACTACATAGATTCGGTATCGCTGCTAAAAATGACACAGTGGTACCTTATGAAGCAACGAAGCGCTTATGTGAGGCGTTAGATGCCAAGTTTTACTTACAGGAAGAGGGCGGACATTTTTGTGAGCAAGACGGCTATGACTCTTTCTTATTTTTAAAGAAAAAAATATTAACAAATTTTGATTAATAGATTAAAATTTGTACAAATTCTGAAAATAAAGTGTTATCGCTTGAATTATTAGGTTAACCTAAATATAATGTCAGGTGTAGAATTCATTTTATTTCTACATAATGTTTGTATTCTCCTAATCATGTTTAAGATTCCATTTACTCTCAAGGCACCCTTTTTCGCCTTGAGAGTCTTTATTTATGGAAGAGTGGACAGTTATTATTCACGTGATTTTGCCATAAATAAAAATAAGATCGAGTTTTTGTTTGAAAGAAGCTTATCAATCTAGCAATCAACGTGTATTATTTAATAGATTTAGCTGTCTATTATCCTTAAATGCATCATCATTTAGCATAAATCACTCAAGTTCTACTATATTATTTCCTCACTTAACTTATTTATTTACTTAAAAGGGGTGGATATTACACATTTTTTTGTGATAAAGGCGTTGACGTTTTTGAGCGTAAACTATATACTTAAAAAGTCGTTAATATTTCTAATGTTTTGGCTCCTTGGTCAAGCGGTTAAGACACCGCCCTTTCACGGCGGTAACACGGGTTCGAGTCCCGTAGGAGTCATTAAAATCATTTATTTTAAATCAATAATATTTTAAAAAATTTAAAAAATTGTTGACATTAGATTAACAATTTGGTAAGATAAATTAGTAAGTTGTTTTGAAATAATATTAGCGCGGGATGGAGCAGTTCGGTAGCTCGTCGGGCTCATAACCCGAAGGTCGGTGGTTCAAATCCGCCTCCCGCAATTTTTTAAGGTCCCGTAGTGGAGCGGTTTAACACGCCTGCCTGTCACGCAGGAGATCGCGGGTTCGATTCCCGTCGGGACCGCCATTTGTAATATGGTTCAGTAGCTCAGTCGGTAGAGCAAAGGACTGAAAATCCTTGTGTCGGCGGTTCGATTCCGTCCTGAACCACTTCTTAAATCACGGCGGTTGTGGCGAAGTGGTTAACGCATCGGATTGTGGTTCCGACATTCGTGGGTTCGATTCCCATCAACCGCCTATATCGTTTATTATGACTGCGGGTGTAGTTTAATGGCAAAACCTCAGCCTTCCAAGCTGATGTTGTGGGTTCGATTCCCATCACCCGCTCCATTGTTATTCCACAGTAGCTCAGTGGTAGAGCTATCGGCTGTTAACCGATCGGTCGTAGGTTCGAGTCCTACCTGTGGAGCCATGGCTCCTTGGTCAAGCGGTTAAGACACCGCCCTTTCACGGCGGTAACACGGGTTCGAGTCCCGTAGGAGTCATATAATCAGAAGTGAAATATCGCTTCTGATTTTTTTAATTTGATTATGGAGAGTTGTCCGAGTTGGCCGAAGGAGCACGCCTGGAAAGTGTGTAGGCGCCAAAAGCGTCTCGAGGGTTCGAATCCCTTGCTCTCCGCTAGGGCGCCAAAAAAGTTTATCTTACTTTTTTGGTGCTTTTTTTATTTGGCTAAAAAAGCTAGTTATATCAAGGTTTTTTCGATTATCAATAATTCCTGGAAAAATGTTATTAAACTATCTTAAACTTGCTTTTAGAAATTTTTGGTCACAAAGTGGCTAGTCACAAAATGAAAAACTGTAAATATAGTCACAAGATTTGAGTCGTTTAGTCACAAGGAATCAATCACGTAATTTTTTCAACAATATACATAAAAAATAAAGCACTTAGTCCAGAAAAATATGGATTAAGTGCTTTTTTATATTAGTAACCAGTTGAACGAGTAATGGTTTGTATTAGATTTACTGACGCATTATTAAAGCAGTCATGACGCATTCACAAGTTACATCAGATTTTAAATGTAATCTTGTGCCAGCACGATGATTGCTTATGTCAATACTGTAAATCTAATTTACAAACGATCACTAGGTATTTTAGTCACTTAATCCCTCAAAACAAAGAAGAGATCAAGTGCATATATTAATAACCAGTTGATGATTAATTGATTTCAGTTAAATTGATTAAGCATCATCCTATAACAACAAAGTGATTGTAATGTCTATTTTCATATACAAACAATCACTATATAAGCATGCTAGGGTCAAGATGAACGAATTACATTCGCCCTGCATTCTTATTTTTGTTGTTATGTGGATTAAGCAAATCAATAAATAACTGAAATCAAAAACAAATTATTAAA from Staphylococcus schleiferi includes the following:
- a CDS encoding DUF3267 domain-containing protein is translated as MLNCLRSIDIHSRFGLPRIAFISFVTVVITFFISFEVFHYYSNVPFTDQNFLMFIVLMLLIYPLHKLIHIVMVLPYFKHLKTYKLIRKSWIPLYNIFLDKPVRKFYFCICLLMPLIVITLSCILIARAFPEYGHYFMFLLALNAGYSVMDILYLKVILFSHQGHYVEEHSNGFVLLEHNYHS
- a CDS encoding HTH-type transcriptional regulator Hpr, with translation MKQKQQQIEGMLYTHKIAMLSKVLWKNAESDWQAWLRKSDITMNEHLILLTIYAFERATISDISKYGVMHVSTAFNFAKRLEQQELLSLKKDTSDKRNTFIVLTEKGKQLVEEIFDQYDESKNHIFNVSKQYKDEMFHLPNFSDAHYLVSKLQGKEFIDDVNLCQENLRKNLLDEQ
- a CDS encoding YtxH domain-containing protein; the protein is MKAVRITLGVVAGVATGLGVALIKKDGQTRIANPRPERPKTELEQEVDTIKQSVNDIVNYVTQIKTESQSFASSIGDEVKTMIGEFQADIDPNVKRIQTHIENLQNRGQEITNFPTKK
- a CDS encoding HIT family protein, with translation MTKTIFSQIIDWEIPSFKVYENDYVYAFLDISQVSKGHTLLVPKKPSPNIYETDAETMKHIGEALPIVANAIKEAFHPDGLNIIQNNGEYASQSVFHLHFHLIPRYENDIDGFGYQWDTHEDTIDDTQKAALAKEIAAHI
- the ecsA gene encoding ABC transporter ATP-binding protein EcsA: MTVHIKHLTGGYGKKPVIKNINFELKDGEIVGLIGLNGAGKSTTIKHMLGLLTPTEGEMSISDIDIKEDINAYRQHLSYIPEAPVIYDALTLKEHIEMTAMAYGIDYDEAMKRAEPLLKTFRLQEQLSVFPSHFSKGMKQKVMIICAFIVEPDLYIIDEPFLGLDPLGIQSMLDLMEAKKKEGRTVLMSTHILATAERYCDRFIILDHGEIVAMGDLDELRQQTEMPGATLDDIYIHVTQGAVS
- the ecsB gene encoding ABC transporter permease EcsB, whose protein sequence is MMTAAKELFQKRLKALRAEKNYYNRFIFNGHFSVFLLILFGAFILGYGQWLKNVPKDVNYALIIGIVLSITSLFPLKTLLKDADRLFLLPFEKQMRAYIKESIQYSYLARIPLQIVLLIITYPLVHTVYPDRMHAFILVVLMAFIFPLLGLIIKWQWYRYRLENWSVQLILFLVYLSGYYLILGPFDIKGVGSIVILLALIVLFNRLNQKSHFPWEFMIKQAHQHQINYYKFVNMFTDVKGIQEQAVRRRYLDFLLKTPKPFNDKQMYPFLFKRNFLRGRDAFNLTLRLVIIAIALMIWLSHPIVSAIIGGLSMYIIVLQMSQFYKQEAYSLWPQVWPVSEMHVIEGYRKFLQHTVLIIGIILSIVYIILNISYFYLFILFFIVGYLTVNATIKKLKYQESLLKD
- a CDS encoding antibiotic biosynthesis monooxygenase family protein, whose product is MKFYITYGTYGYLRQIQLNNQSHQLLIFSGDDQSVMIDETENETVFQQPKSYRVLTRLGKLSADNFHALISIPTTEDHKYQLENKLENYVPSLDSSEGFNSFRLLKPIHSNIYKVFFGFTSRKAYEDFKKSSAFREHFSKEGVRPLAGSSSAHASYLEQYFYPISEEDTTEES
- the hemE gene encoding uroporphyrinogen decarboxylase, translating into MSTTKNDTILRAIKGDAVQHTPVWFMRQAGRSQPEYRKLKEKYSLFEITHQPELCAYVTALPVEQYQTDAAVLYKDIMTPLKGMGVDVDIKSGIGPVIANPIRKMSDVEALGKVDPKRDVPYVLDTIKLLTEEKLNVPLIGFTGAPFTLASYMIEGGPSKNYNLTKALMYSDEATWFKLMDVLTEMSITYVGAQIQAGAQLIQVFDSWVGALNQADYDYYIKPCMDKLLKGIKAYDVPVIMFGVGASHLIESWHSLPIDVLGLDWRITINEAKNRGVTKAVQGNLDPSVLLAPWPVIESRLKPILNQGMAHGRHIFNLGHGVFPEVKPDTLRRVSQFVHDYTKQN
- the hemH gene encoding ferrochelatase, producing the protein MKKEIGLLVMAYGTPYQKSDIEPYYTDIRHGRKPSDEELEDLISRYEAIGGLSPLAGTTERQAEALLEALNNSYDDLSFKLYIGLKHIHPYIEDAIDKMHNDGIKEAVTVVLAPHFSNFSIASYNRRAQEKADQYGIQLQHVNHYYAQPKFIDYWTMRVNETLENIPKEAHDQTVLIVSAHSLPEKMIVENNDPYPFELNETAKLIKAQSLIQNVAVGWQSEGKTGTPWLGPDVQDLTRSLYEKNHYQHFIYTPVGFVAEHLEVLYDNDYECKVVCDDVGATYHRPPMPDTHPLFIGAIVDEISNIF
- the hemY gene encoding protoporphyrinogen oxidase, yielding MTKVAIVGAGITGLASAYFIKSQYPHVEITVYEATDRAGGKVKTVQRDGYTIELGPESYLGRKTIMTEVAKSIGMSDEDIVTNETGQSYIYAHNQLYPIPGGSILGVPTDLKPFMLTKLISFKGKLRALKDLSLKPIAMEDENDISVGHFFRARLGDEMLENLIEPLLSGIYGTDIDQLSLMSTFPNFKALEEKHGSIIKGMQQVKKERQQLAHHNHKGPQGQFKQFKNGLNDFINQLESWLVNHDVNFEYETKVHDLVATQKGYFVELAQEERVFYDGVIVTTPHQSFRDWFSSDPTFDYFYQLQASSVATIVFAFDEKNIKNTYNGTGFVIARTSQTDITACTWTTKKWPHTTPEGKVLIRAYIGKPGDNIVNEKSDDELVAIAKKDLSQMMTFYGEPDFTIVNKMPYASPQYHVGHIGKIKEIQQHIYENYPHLQITGAPFEAVGLPDCIQQAKDAVSKLLPRLV
- a CDS encoding RBBP9/YdeN family alpha/beta hydrolase translates to MTKVYIVHGYQADSTKHWFPWLKQSLELEGHEVEILNLPDSSHPKVDVWLDYMNQNVTEVNSDTIFVTHSLGAITTLKFLNDLDVNHIGSLAIVSGFKDGISDMPELEPFVQQDVDFENLQNKILHRFGIAAKNDTVVPYEATKRLCEALDAKFYLQEEGGHFCEQDGYDSFLFLKKKILTNFD